The Mauremys reevesii isolate NIE-2019 linkage group 13, ASM1616193v1, whole genome shotgun sequence genome contains a region encoding:
- the LOC120380595 gene encoding olfactory receptor 10A2-like, whose product MTWANQTVVTELILLGFSNLPQLRCLLFAVFLAAYVITLMGNILIMLITTADPALHSPMYFFLRNLSCLEICFTSVIVPKLLANLLSANQTISFHGCILQMYFFFFFGSTECFLLAAMAYDRYVAICNPLRYTVVMNRRICIQLAVTSWVSGIPVGTVQTAWLFSFPFCGPTEINHFFCDSPPVLKLVCGDTYLFEMYAVTGTIVIVLFPFILILVSYICIISTILRIPSAAGRLKTFSTCSSHLMVVTLFYSTAGLTYFRPKSSYSPDTKKLLSLSYTVFTPMLNPIIYSLRNKEVKGALRKMLGWQIYSRQL is encoded by the coding sequence ATGACCTGGGCCAACCAGACTGTGGTCACTGAGTTAATTCTCCTAGGGTTCTCCAATCTCCCCCAGCTCCGATGCCTGCTCTTTGCAGTATTCCTGGCTGCTTACGTGATAACCCTGATGGGTAACATTCTCATCATGCTCATCACAACAGCGGATCCTGCTCTTCATAGTCCGATGTACTTCTTCCTCCGGAACTTGTCCTGCCTGGAGATCTGTTTCACCTCAGTCATCGTCCCTAAGCTGCTGGCGAACCTCCTGTCTGCCAATCAAACCATCTCCTTCCATGGCTGCATCTTGCAGatgtatttcttcttcttctttggcaGCACAGAGTGCTTCCTCCTGGCCGCCATGGCCTACGACCGCTATGTGGCAATATGCAACCCGCTGCGCTATACAGTCGTCATGAACAGGAGGATTTGCATCCAGCTGGCAGTGACTTCATGGGTCTCAGGGATTCCTGTAGGGACAGTGCAGACAGCTTGGCtgttcagtttccccttctgtggtcccactgaaatcaaccacTTCTTCTGTGACAGCCCCCCAGTGTTGAAACTGGTGTGTGGGGACACCTACCTTTTTGAGATGTATGCTGTGACTGGCACCATTGTAATTGTATTGTTCCCCTTCATCCTCATCCTGGTCTCCTACATCTgcatcatctccaccatcctgaggATACCCTCGGCTGCAGGCAGACTCAAgaccttctccacctgctcctctcacctcatggTGGTGACTCTGTTCTACAGCACAGCTGGCTTGACCTATTTCCGACCTAAATCCAGCTACTCTCCAGACACCAAgaagctgctctctctctcctacaCGGTCTTTACACCCAtgttaaaccccatcatctacagcctgaggaacaaagagGTGAAGGGGGCCCTCAGGAAAATGCTGGGCTGGCAAATATATTCAAggcaattgtga